A part of Rhinoderma darwinii isolate aRhiDar2 chromosome 1, aRhiDar2.hap1, whole genome shotgun sequence genomic DNA contains:
- the LOC142669294 gene encoding uncharacterized protein LOC142669294, with protein sequence MEEWEYLEEHKDLYEEVMMENYRPRTSQENPSKNWGKVEDEDIMQQSSEENFITLNVQPGLRSTDLSCNTHNHEELSPDQSQIVTTGTAEKVGKRFQCGEQFTKILGVFTNQRVHTGEKSYSCTECGKCFSKNSHLVRHERIHTGEKPYSCSECGKCFNLKSGLVIHERSHTGEKPYSCSECGKCFSKNSHLVRHERIHTGEKPYSCSECGKCFKAKSCLVRHERSHTGEKPYSCSECGKCFTDKSNLGIHERIHTGVKPYSCSECGKCFTDKSTLVKHVRSHKGEKPYSCSECGKCFTEKSSLVRHKRIHTREKLYSCSECGKCFTAKSSFVKHAKSHTGEKPYSCSECGKCFATKSTLVRHEIIHTGEKPYSCS encoded by the coding sequence aaaatcccagtaagaactggggtaaagtagaagatgaagatatcatgcagcagtcttcagaAGAAAACTTCATCACCCTTAATGTACAGCCTGGGCTTCGCAGTACAGATCTATCATGCAATACTCACAATCATGAGGAACTttctcctgaccaatcacagattgttaccacagGTACAGCTGAGAAAGtgggtaaaaggtttcaatgtggtgAACAGTTCACAAAAATATTAGGTGTTTTTACAAACCAAAgagttcacacaggggagaagtcgTATTCATgtacagaatgtggaaaatgtttttcaaaaaactcacatcttgttagacatgagagaattcacacaggagagaagccatattcatgttcagaatgtgggaaatgttttaaccttaaatcaggtcttgttatacatgagagaagtcacacaggagagaagccatattcgtgttcagaatgtggaaaatgtttttcgAAAAACtcacatcttgttagacatgagagaattcacacaggagagaaaccatattcatgttcagaatgtgggaaatgttttaaagcAAAATCatgtcttgttagacatgagagaagtcacacaggagagaaaccgtattcatgttcagaatgtgggaaatgttttacagataaatcaaatcttggtatacatgagagaattcacacaggagtgaaaccgtattcatgttcagaatgtggaaaatgttttacagataaatcaactcttgttaaacatgtgagaagtcacaaaggagagaagccatattcatgttcagaatgtgggaaatgttttacagaaaaatcaagtcttgttagacataagagaattcacacaAGAGAGAAactgtattcatgttcagaatgtgggaaatgttttacagctaaatcaaGTTTTGTTAAACATGCgaaaagtcacacaggagagaagccatattcatgttcagaatgtgggaaatgttttgcaacGAAATCaactcttgttagacatgagataattcacacaggagagaagccatattcatgttcataa